From a single Stackebrandtia endophytica genomic region:
- a CDS encoding flotillin family protein yields MTPEPFIWIVIVVVLGLAALAWSRVKVAGPDQAYIVTGRKGRKTVSDDGSIATDLSGQKVVMGAAVFVWPMIQRLHHVDLSSRKVRVRIPGAISASGVRISVEALAIVKVGGSVDAVRAAAQRFLHQQNLIEEFTEQILAGAMRSVVGRMSIDDIIRNRTGLGMAVTEEAEGSLIHQGLVLDGFLIEDITSDGSYLTDLGRAEAARAASEAAMAETRARQQAEEERMRAEEHIAEAERNLALKRAAIQAEIDAAKARSAAAGQLARAEQDENILKAQHAVAQRNAELKERQLDTEIKKPADAKRYEMETDAEARKNSAVIDAEARRLAAIADAQAEAETARLTGEAERDRRAMLAEAEAVEGAKRGEAERARRAAVTDAVVTEGDAEAKAIQARGTAEAEALRAKGNAEADAMRARADSFDRYGHAAVLDLLIKALPQVVEQAAKPMESIDKLTVISTDGATDLTRTVANNVAQGLQLSEDLTGINLPDLLKRLGGSVTGQTSDRTESTVVDTVDDGRSRHNDDET; encoded by the coding sequence GTGACCCCCGAACCATTCATCTGGATCGTCATCGTCGTCGTCCTCGGCCTCGCCGCACTGGCGTGGTCACGAGTGAAGGTCGCCGGCCCCGACCAGGCGTACATCGTCACCGGTCGAAAAGGACGAAAGACCGTCTCCGACGACGGCAGCATCGCCACCGACCTGTCGGGACAGAAGGTCGTCATGGGCGCGGCGGTGTTCGTGTGGCCGATGATTCAACGACTGCATCACGTCGATCTGTCCAGCCGGAAGGTCCGGGTCCGGATACCCGGAGCGATTTCGGCGTCGGGGGTGCGCATCAGTGTCGAGGCGTTGGCGATCGTCAAGGTCGGCGGCTCGGTCGACGCGGTCCGTGCCGCGGCTCAACGGTTCCTCCATCAGCAGAACCTGATCGAGGAGTTCACCGAGCAGATTCTGGCCGGTGCGATGCGGTCGGTCGTGGGCCGGATGTCCATCGACGACATCATCCGCAACCGGACCGGGCTGGGGATGGCGGTCACCGAGGAGGCCGAGGGCTCGCTGATCCATCAGGGGCTCGTCCTGGACGGTTTCCTCATCGAGGACATCACCAGCGACGGCAGCTACCTCACCGACCTGGGGCGGGCCGAGGCGGCGCGGGCCGCCAGCGAGGCCGCGATGGCCGAGACCCGCGCCCGGCAGCAGGCCGAGGAGGAACGGATGCGGGCCGAGGAGCACATCGCCGAGGCCGAACGCAACCTCGCGCTCAAACGCGCCGCCATCCAGGCCGAGATCGACGCGGCCAAGGCCAGGTCCGCCGCCGCGGGACAGTTGGCCCGGGCGGAGCAGGACGAGAACATCCTCAAGGCGCAACACGCCGTCGCGCAACGCAACGCCGAACTGAAGGAACGCCAGCTCGACACCGAGATCAAGAAACCCGCCGACGCCAAACGGTACGAGATGGAGACCGACGCCGAGGCCCGTAAAAACAGTGCCGTCATCGACGCCGAAGCCCGTCGGCTGGCCGCCATCGCCGACGCACAGGCCGAAGCCGAGACCGCTCGGCTCACCGGCGAGGCCGAACGGGACCGCCGCGCGATGCTCGCCGAGGCCGAGGCCGTCGAGGGCGCCAAGCGCGGTGAGGCCGAACGGGCGCGCCGCGCGGCGGTGACCGACGCGGTCGTCACCGAGGGCGACGCCGAGGCGAAGGCGATCCAGGCTCGCGGCACCGCCGAGGCGGAGGCGTTGCGCGCCAAGGGAAACGCCGAGGCCGACGCGATGCGTGCCCGCGCGGACTCGTTCGACCGCTACGGCCACGCCGCGGTGCTGGACCTGTTGATCAAGGCCCTGCCGCAGGTCGTGGAGCAGGCCGCCAAACCGATGGAGTCGATCGACAAGTTGACCGTCATCTCCACCGACGGCGCCACCGACCTGACCCGCACCGTGGCGAACAACGTCGCCCAGGGCCTCCAGCTCAGCGAGGACCTCACCGGCATCAACCTGCCTGACCTGCTGAAGCGGTTGGGCGGTTCCGTCACCGGACAGACCAGCGACCGCACTGAATCCACAGTGGTCGACACTGTCGACGACGGCCGTTCGAGACACAACGACGACGAGACCTGA
- a CDS encoding heavy-metal-associated domain-containing protein, whose protein sequence is MCDTCATDATTATVDLTNEPVIAAYEVSGMTCGHCEGSIREEVGQIEGVTEVTAVAATGRLTIASTGPIDEDAIRAAVDEAGYTLTGPAKS, encoded by the coding sequence ATGTGCGACACCTGCGCCACCGACGCCACCACCGCGACGGTCGACCTGACCAACGAGCCCGTCATCGCCGCTTACGAAGTGTCCGGCATGACCTGCGGACACTGCGAAGGATCCATCCGTGAGGAAGTCGGCCAGATCGAGGGCGTCACCGAGGTGACCGCCGTCGCCGCGACCGGTCGACTCACCATCGCCAGCACCGGTCCCATCGATGAGGACGCCATCCGCGCCGCCGTCGACGAAGCCGGATACACCCTCACCGGCCCGGCCAAGAGCTAG
- a CDS encoding heavy metal translocating P-type ATPase codes for MKTDTNIIELDIGGMTCASCANRIEKKLNRMDGVTATVNYATEKATATVDGSITVADLISTVEKTGYSAAPPKVAKDDEPETEDGETAEQRSLRHRVIWSLGLAIPVIAVAMVPALQFNYWQWFSLVLAAPVVVYGGWPFHRAALVNLRHGAATMDTLVSLGTIAALGWSVWALFLGTAGMPGMVHGFEFSLSRSDGAANIYLEAAAGVTAFILLGRYLEHRAKSRAGSALRALMDMGAKDVTVLRGTTEVTIPIGELAVGEHFVVRPGEKIATDGTVIDGHSAVDESMLTGESVPVEVAVGDSVTGATINSGGRLVVEATRIGADTQLAQMAKLVEEAQTGKAPVQRLADRISGIFVPIVIAIAVATLGFWLGSGAGPAAAFTAAVAVLIIACPCALGLATPTALMVGTGRGAQLGILVGGPQVLESTRRVDTVVLDKTGTVTTGSMAVDQVVPAEGSDADELLRIAAAAESGSEHPIARAITQAGRDKFGDLPAVSNFENQPGLGVSAMVDGHAVLVGRPKLLADWSLNLDDTLSAGLEQAQSTGKTVVAVSWDGTVHGLVVVSDQIKESSAEAISRLRALGLEPVLLTGDNQKVAESVAAEVGIDKVHAEVMPSDKVDVVTALQKEGRVVAMVGDGVNDAAALAQADLGIAMGTGTDVAIEASDLTLVRGDLLVAADAIRLSRRTLRTIKGNLFWAFAYNTAAIPLAALGLLAPMIAGAAMAFSSVFVVGNSLRLRRFK; via the coding sequence ATGAAGACCGACACGAACATCATCGAACTCGACATCGGCGGCATGACCTGCGCGTCATGCGCCAACCGGATTGAGAAGAAACTCAACCGAATGGACGGCGTGACCGCCACGGTCAACTACGCCACCGAGAAGGCCACCGCGACGGTCGACGGTTCCATCACGGTCGCCGACCTGATCAGCACCGTCGAGAAGACCGGCTACTCCGCGGCCCCGCCGAAGGTGGCGAAGGACGATGAGCCCGAAACCGAAGACGGTGAGACCGCCGAACAACGGTCCCTCCGCCACCGGGTGATCTGGTCTCTCGGACTCGCCATCCCGGTCATCGCGGTCGCGATGGTCCCGGCACTCCAGTTCAACTACTGGCAGTGGTTCTCGCTGGTGCTGGCCGCGCCCGTCGTCGTCTACGGCGGGTGGCCGTTCCACCGGGCTGCGCTGGTGAACCTGCGGCACGGTGCGGCGACCATGGACACCCTGGTGTCACTGGGCACGATCGCCGCCCTCGGGTGGTCGGTCTGGGCGTTGTTCCTGGGTACGGCGGGTATGCCGGGCATGGTGCACGGTTTCGAATTCAGCCTGAGCCGAAGCGACGGCGCGGCCAACATCTACCTGGAAGCCGCCGCCGGCGTCACCGCGTTCATCCTGCTGGGACGCTACCTCGAACACCGCGCCAAGAGCCGCGCCGGAAGCGCCCTGCGCGCCCTCATGGACATGGGCGCCAAGGACGTCACGGTGCTGCGCGGCACCACCGAGGTCACCATTCCCATCGGCGAACTGGCGGTGGGTGAACACTTCGTGGTCCGTCCCGGCGAGAAGATCGCCACCGACGGAACCGTCATCGACGGGCACTCCGCCGTCGACGAGAGCATGCTCACCGGTGAATCGGTGCCGGTCGAGGTCGCCGTCGGCGACTCCGTCACCGGGGCCACCATCAACTCCGGCGGTCGACTGGTCGTCGAAGCCACCCGGATCGGTGCCGACACCCAGTTGGCGCAGATGGCGAAACTGGTCGAGGAGGCCCAGACCGGCAAGGCGCCGGTACAGCGCCTCGCTGACCGCATCTCGGGGATCTTCGTCCCGATCGTCATCGCGATCGCCGTGGCGACCCTCGGCTTCTGGTTGGGAAGCGGTGCCGGACCGGCCGCGGCCTTCACCGCGGCGGTCGCGGTGCTGATCATCGCCTGCCCGTGCGCCCTCGGCCTGGCCACTCCCACCGCGTTGATGGTGGGCACCGGGCGAGGTGCCCAACTGGGCATCCTGGTGGGCGGTCCGCAGGTACTGGAATCCACCCGCCGCGTCGACACCGTCGTCCTCGACAAGACCGGAACCGTCACCACCGGCTCGATGGCCGTCGACCAGGTGGTGCCCGCCGAGGGCAGCGACGCCGACGAACTGCTGCGCATCGCCGCGGCCGCCGAATCCGGTTCGGAACACCCGATCGCCCGCGCCATCACGCAAGCCGGCCGCGACAAGTTCGGGGACCTGCCCGCCGTGTCGAACTTCGAGAACCAACCGGGACTCGGAGTGTCGGCCATGGTCGACGGTCACGCCGTCCTGGTCGGGCGTCCCAAGTTGCTCGCCGACTGGTCGCTGAACCTGGACGACACCCTGTCGGCCGGCCTGGAACAGGCCCAGTCGACCGGAAAGACCGTCGTGGCGGTCAGCTGGGACGGCACGGTGCACGGCCTGGTCGTGGTCTCCGACCAGATCAAGGAGTCCAGCGCCGAGGCGATCTCTCGATTGCGGGCCCTCGGGTTGGAGCCGGTGCTGTTGACCGGTGACAACCAGAAGGTCGCCGAGTCCGTGGCCGCCGAGGTCGGCATCGACAAGGTGCACGCCGAGGTCATGCCCAGCGACAAGGTGGACGTGGTCACCGCGTTGCAGAAGGAGGGCCGGGTCGTGGCCATGGTCGGTGACGGAGTCAACGACGCCGCGGCACTGGCACAGGCCGACCTAGGTATCGCGATGGGAACCGGTACCGACGTGGCGATCGAGGCCAGCGACCTGACGCTGGTGCGCGGAGACCTGCTGGTCGCCGCCGACGCGATCCGCTTGTCCCGCCGGACCCTGCGAACCATCAAGGGCAACCTGTTCTGGGCCTTCGCCTACAACACCGCGGCGATCCCACTGGCGGCCCTGGGACTGCTGGCCCCGATGATCGCCGGAGCCGCGATGGCGTTCTCCTCGGTCTTCGTCGTCGGGAACAGCCTGCGACTCCGTCGCTTCAAATAG
- a CDS encoding metallophosphoesterase family protein, whose amino-acid sequence MANRVAVLSDVHGVLPALEAVLAEPEVRDADRIVLTGDIIAGPQPAAVFDALLALGERVVWVRGNGDREMLTAAESDAAPAIPVERFAVDQLTERHLALLRDMPQTARLTITGLGEVLFCHATPRDDEEVVLVDSRPARWAEVLSTLPPEITTVVCGHTHMPFVRLTHSIMVVNPGSVGMPYGRPGAHWALLGPGIDLRHTTFDYDEACRRIADSEYPGGLRWADEYIRAANSDLDALAAFGPRDGRDD is encoded by the coding sequence ATGGCGAATCGGGTCGCGGTGCTGTCGGATGTTCACGGGGTTCTGCCCGCGCTGGAGGCCGTCCTGGCCGAACCGGAGGTGCGGGACGCCGATCGGATCGTGCTGACCGGCGACATCATCGCCGGGCCGCAACCGGCCGCCGTGTTCGACGCCCTGTTGGCCTTGGGCGAGCGAGTGGTGTGGGTGCGCGGCAACGGGGACCGGGAGATGCTGACGGCCGCCGAATCCGATGCGGCCCCGGCGATCCCGGTGGAACGGTTCGCCGTGGATCAGTTGACCGAACGTCACCTGGCGTTGCTGCGTGACATGCCGCAGACGGCGCGATTGACGATCACCGGGCTGGGTGAGGTGTTGTTCTGCCACGCCACACCCCGCGACGACGAGGAGGTCGTGCTCGTCGATTCGCGCCCGGCGCGCTGGGCGGAGGTGTTGAGCACCCTGCCGCCGGAGATCACGACGGTGGTGTGTGGACATACGCACATGCCGTTCGTCCGACTCACCCACTCGATCATGGTGGTCAATCCGGGCAGCGTCGGCATGCCCTATGGGCGCCCCGGCGCGCACTGGGCCCTGTTGGGACCGGGTATCGACCTTCGCCACACCACATTCGACTACGACGAGGCGTGCCGGCGCATCGCCGATTCCGAATACCCCGGCGGTCTACGGTGGGCCGACGAGTACATCCGGGCGGCCAACAGCGATCTCGATGCGTTGGCGGCGTTCGGCCCTCGCGACGGTCGCGACGACTGA
- a CDS encoding LppU/SCO3897 family protein, whose amino-acid sequence MSSNSDSHDVAKILGVTASVIGILAFFGIRSCDDLRTTEPSLYHAAVGDCLYSEWSENGEIESVAVDCSDSKANALVNEVVYGTTDTNRCRELSWEFTQFYYVFRGDEDREPRVICAYWTP is encoded by the coding sequence GTGTCCAGCAACTCCGACTCACACGACGTGGCGAAGATACTCGGGGTCACAGCTTCGGTGATCGGAATCCTCGCTTTCTTCGGAATCCGCAGCTGTGACGATCTGAGAACAACAGAACCCTCGTTGTACCACGCGGCGGTCGGGGACTGCCTCTACTCTGAATGGAGCGAGAACGGCGAAATCGAGTCGGTCGCGGTTGACTGCTCCGACTCGAAGGCGAACGCCCTCGTCAACGAGGTCGTCTACGGAACGACCGACACGAATAGGTGCAGAGAGCTGTCGTGGGAGTTCACTCAGTTCTATTACGTGTTTCGAGGCGACGAAGATAGAGAGCCTCGCGTGATCTGTGCCTATTGGACGCCCTGA